A genomic segment from Treponema sp. Marseille-Q3903 encodes:
- a CDS encoding metal ABC transporter ATP-binding protein — translation MMAQLECKNLTLGYGSKIIIEDLNFSVNKGEYLCITGENGSGKTTLMKTILRLLKPLSGTIKTGDGLLPDEISYLPQQTDIQRDFPASVREIVISGCQSRCGKRPFYSKEEKRLTSEAMKKLGISNLEKKCYRELSGGQQQRVLLARALCATQKMLLLDEPVTGLDPATTEEMYNLIGELNKSGITIIMITHDIEHALKHATHVLNIGNEIFFGDIKEYDRHFNSVL, via the coding sequence ATGATGGCACAGTTGGAATGTAAAAACCTTACGTTGGGATATGGTTCAAAAATTATAATTGAAGACTTAAATTTTTCTGTCAACAAAGGTGAATATCTATGCATCACCGGTGAAAATGGGTCAGGAAAAACGACTTTGATGAAAACTATTCTCCGGCTGCTCAAACCTTTATCAGGCACTATAAAAACAGGCGACGGATTGCTGCCGGATGAAATAAGCTATCTTCCTCAGCAAACAGATATTCAAAGAGATTTTCCGGCAAGCGTCCGCGAGATTGTGATTTCAGGCTGCCAGTCAAGATGCGGCAAAAGACCTTTCTACAGCAAAGAAGAAAAAAGACTGACATCAGAAGCGATGAAAAAACTCGGGATTTCAAATCTCGAAAAAAAATGTTACAGAGAGCTTTCAGGCGGTCAACAGCAGAGAGTTCTTCTTGCCCGGGCATTGTGTGCAACTCAAAAAATGCTTTTGCTTGACGAACCTGTTACAGGTCTTGACCCTGCAACTACAGAAGAGATGTACAATTTAATAGGTGAACTAAACAAGAGCGGAATAACAATCATTATGATCACGCATGACATTGAGCACGCTTTGAAACACGCAACACACGTCCTGAACATTGGAAACGAAATATTTTTTGGAGACATAAAAGAATATGATAGACACTTTAATTCAGTACTTTAG
- a CDS encoding Fur family transcriptional regulator translates to MIYNTEQRNFLLNFLRQNPDKMFSAKQIEAALSDKRISRSAVYRNIAELENDGKIKRCTKAGCRESLYQYYDTQDCRSHIHLSCTKCGKIFHMENSVADNLINDVETTEGFEISKGETTLYGKCRDCSDKEE, encoded by the coding sequence ATGATTTACAACACAGAACAGAGAAACTTTTTGCTAAATTTCCTCAGACAAAATCCTGACAAGATGTTTTCCGCAAAACAGATTGAAGCAGCATTGTCTGATAAAAGAATAAGCCGCAGCGCAGTTTACAGAAACATTGCAGAGCTGGAAAACGACGGTAAAATCAAACGCTGCACAAAAGCCGGATGCCGCGAATCACTTTATCAATATTATGATACACAAGATTGCCGCAGCCACATTCATCTGTCTTGCACAAAATGTGGAAAAATCTTTCACATGGAAAACAGCGTTGCAGACAATCTCATAAACGATGTTGAGACTACAGAAGGATTTGAAATCAGCAAAGGGGAAACTACTCTGTACGGCAAATGCAGAGACTGTTCCGACAAGGAAGAATGA
- a CDS encoding metal ABC transporter permease, translating into MIDTLIQYFSYSFVRYAFIVGVLISLCSSLLGVTLVLKRYSFIGDGLSHVAFGAICIASILNLSNNMFLVLPVTIICAILLLRTSKNKKIQGDAAIAMISVASLAIGYLLMNVFSTAANVSGDVCSTLFGSTSILTLTISEVWLCTILSGAVIIAFVIFYNKIFAVTFDENFATAVGTHASVYNLIIAIIIAIIIVLAMNLVGSLLISALVIFPALSAMRVFKSFKSVTICSAVVSVVCSVLGLLVSILAGTPVGSTIVAADLLAFIIFSVVGYLI; encoded by the coding sequence ATGATAGACACTTTAATTCAGTACTTTAGTTATTCATTTGTAAGATATGCTTTTATTGTAGGAGTGTTGATTTCTCTATGTTCTTCGCTGCTAGGAGTGACGCTTGTCTTAAAAAGATATTCGTTCATCGGAGATGGGCTGAGCCACGTCGCATTCGGAGCAATCTGTATAGCTAGTATTTTAAATCTTTCCAACAACATGTTCCTTGTTCTGCCTGTTACAATAATATGCGCCATTTTGCTGCTGCGCACAAGTAAAAATAAAAAAATTCAAGGAGATGCCGCAATCGCTATGATTTCTGTAGCATCGCTTGCAATCGGATATCTTTTGATGAATGTTTTTTCTACAGCTGCGAACGTATCCGGAGATGTGTGCAGCACATTATTCGGCTCTACATCTATATTGACTTTGACAATAAGCGAAGTGTGGTTATGCACTATACTTTCAGGTGCTGTGATAATCGCATTTGTAATTTTTTACAATAAGATATTTGCAGTCACATTTGATGAAAACTTTGCAACTGCGGTCGGAACGCATGCATCTGTTTACAATCTTATCATCGCAATAATAATTGCAATAATAATCGTGCTAGCGATGAACCTTGTTGGCTCTCTTTTGATTTCGGCACTCGTGATTTTTCCCGCTCTTTCGGCAATGCGTGTATTCAAAAGTTTTAAATCAGTTACAATCTGTTCGGCAGTTGTTTCTGTAGTGTGTTCAGTCTTGGGACTTTTAGTTTCAATTTTAGCAGGAACTCCTGTAGGAAGCACTATTGTCGCCGCAGATTTGTTAGCGTTTATCATTTTTTCTGTTGTGGGCTACCTCATTTAG
- a CDS encoding PP2C family protein-serine/threonine phosphatase yields the protein MYKTRKRIVIIGVNIVTIVHFIIICLILLPERRDSSFSEVTFVVCSVLFLVVVFWGNKFISYLIPLTRRQTLESGETVILNKFIDRLRFCYSLDDFYAVIGEILERQADCAVLLIDRKKNYILYNSPNRTSTSESVKNKLALNFTEAWPDGFYFFDNHLGITTNYKKTRGFFMCYDKHHLYIFCRYTRLFDLNVYDRLFEEYKRFVSRTRTIATLSEISSTTKEWEQLAITQQSFLPQKIPNISKLKIATYFRPLVNVSGDYFSILPIDASKTLLMLGDVSGKGLPAALIMGLVMNTVKIIEDKEDLVGVIHAVDKAIKGMHLQDKYTVLFLGVVDTDKMKIRYINASMSDPIILSPSPNGYRIKPLTSNASLIGILELDDIEVGEQRLFRGDTILMATDGVSEVMDDDGVELGDTDIYRKTLISGAAKSPQEMVDDIVDLIMKYNGDKKLHDDVTMMIAKVGY from the coding sequence ATGTATAAAACACGAAAAAGGATTGTAATAATCGGCGTAAATATTGTTACAATCGTTCATTTTATCATAATTTGTCTCATTTTACTTCCGGAAAGGCGAGATTCAAGTTTTTCAGAAGTAACATTTGTAGTTTGTTCTGTTTTATTTCTTGTCGTCGTCTTCTGGGGAAATAAATTTATTTCGTATCTTATACCGCTCACTCGCAGGCAAACGCTTGAGTCTGGCGAAACCGTAATTTTAAACAAATTTATAGATCGTCTTCGTTTTTGTTACTCTCTTGATGATTTTTATGCAGTAATCGGTGAAATTTTGGAAAGGCAAGCTGACTGCGCTGTCCTTTTGATAGACCGCAAAAAAAATTATATTCTGTATAACAGCCCTAACAGGACTTCTACATCTGAATCTGTAAAAAATAAACTTGCACTGAACTTTACAGAAGCGTGGCCTGACGGTTTTTATTTTTTTGATAACCACCTCGGCATTACGACAAATTACAAGAAGACTCGCGGATTTTTTATGTGTTATGACAAACATCACCTCTATATTTTCTGTCGCTATACACGTTTGTTCGACCTCAATGTATACGATCGGCTTTTTGAGGAATATAAACGTTTTGTTTCGCGCACACGGACAATCGCAACACTTTCTGAAATTTCTTCTACAACAAAGGAATGGGAGCAGTTGGCTATAACGCAGCAATCATTTCTGCCGCAGAAAATTCCAAATATCAGTAAACTTAAAATCGCCACATATTTTAGACCTCTTGTAAACGTATCGGGCGACTATTTTTCAATTCTGCCTATCGACGCTTCAAAAACTTTGCTCATGCTCGGCGACGTATCAGGAAAAGGTTTGCCGGCTGCATTGATAATGGGCTTGGTGATGAACACTGTAAAAATTATTGAAGATAAAGAAGATCTTGTAGGAGTTATTCACGCTGTTGATAAAGCGATAAAAGGAATGCACTTGCAAGATAAATATACAGTACTATTCCTTGGCGTCGTTGATACAGACAAAATGAAAATAAGATATATCAATGCGTCTATGTCAGACCCGATAATCCTCTCTCCGTCTCCTAATGGATACCGCATCAAACCGCTTACTTCAAATGCGTCGCTCATTGGAATTCTTGAACTTGATGATATAGAAGTTGGGGAACAGCGTCTGTTCCGCGGCGACACTATTTTGATGGCTACTGACGGAGTTTCGGAAGTTATGGACGATGATGGCGTCGAACTCGGTGATACCGATATCTACAGAAAAACGTTGATTTCCGGTGCAGCAAAATCTCCTCAGGAGATGGTTGATGATATTGTTGACCTTATCATGAAATACAACGGCGATAAAAAGCTTCATGATGATGTTACTATGATGATTGCGAAGGTAGGGTACTGA
- a CDS encoding STAS domain-containing protein, translating into MEQLTIIEKDGANYHLYELEGSLNAYTLGEFEQTLYEAVQKNNIVLDMSRLVELDPAGIGCLMAAFNDADEVGHKLYFMSISNEAEKAIAGTGFKYLFNIINSVTEVA; encoded by the coding sequence ATGGAGCAGTTGACAATTATCGAAAAGGACGGAGCAAACTATCACTTATATGAACTTGAAGGCTCTTTGAATGCGTACACACTCGGTGAATTTGAGCAGACATTGTATGAAGCCGTTCAAAAAAACAACATCGTGCTTGATATGTCAAGGTTGGTAGAACTGGATCCTGCCGGAATCGGTTGTTTGATGGCTGCTTTCAACGATGCTGACGAAGTCGGTCATAAACTCTATTTTATGTCTATATCGAACGAAGCGGAAAAAGCAATCGCTGGTACAGGGTTTAAATATCTTTTTAATATTATAAACTCTGTAACAGAGGTCGCTTAG
- a CDS encoding PP2C family protein-serine/threonine phosphatase translates to MVYILLNILAMLVLAFFTHILDKNVKSNNPSVSTFSIAGLIATIESILLVSVLIMKFVHFDVLISALMKLIAAIDGIMFVFMSSALIGFASPKKKTIATIVKYLLIFLAIYMAFFKYNTIYISLENGIFYTSDYLFTGTANILFPWTWRTVYIVLYKYLLPVVSYIFLVLLQENKNATQLEKYQTVVMGEGLIIMGLINLGLQFVHDALLTSSLFYIYAYLFMYFVFYRALTQVAVPSGKAILVTFFKTIMSYLIPATLIGFLSGILQPQNNFMTFKFVGLFCVYSTAIIIFALWISEFLNTSSKLYTADYEAALEKALATIDYADGEMDQITEQMFDILRRNVESSSMSVYILTSQNELEVAYSSNDVNVKIPLSNPIFDKILNINKNIVIQSQIEKEHDLSLIQKELNDFFKLTKSDAFFILNEGHNIFGIITLGIKASGDHYKEYDYNVFEKLYSYFFVFCYYMRNISNKDIIGIVNREIRMSSQIITSIQENIDHVKNPKIDVGYLMVPAHNIGGEFIDLIRLTDKRHLFVVGDLSGKGIAASMNMVILKSIIRTYLAEVHDFKQLVKKLNTFVRDSLPKGTIFAGLFAMIDFETDTMYYINCGIPTLMMYTQIYNNVIEIQGSGHILGFVKDISPFLSVKTTKLSSGDIFLACTDGLIQAHSLRGEQFGKERVQQALIDNTTYPAQRMAQFMFDGLIKFMSKEMEDDVSILTLKYEGGEKRAEQPEKDSAANTDEEKHVEISDEEKAVEELEVSEDAKGLETEKQSTEIEIIEESSQQETSESENAATSPIGAVAASGSSEGFEMPDLSDIDALMKEAGL, encoded by the coding sequence ATGGTCTATATATTGTTAAATATTCTTGCAATGCTTGTACTTGCATTTTTTACGCACATCCTCGATAAGAATGTCAAAAGCAATAATCCAAGTGTAAGTACGTTCTCAATTGCAGGACTTATTGCAACAATCGAATCGATTTTGCTTGTTTCAGTTTTGATAATGAAATTTGTTCATTTTGATGTTCTGATTTCTGCTTTGATGAAACTGATTGCCGCAATAGACGGAATTATGTTTGTATTCATGAGCAGTGCCCTTATAGGATTTGCTTCACCTAAAAAAAAGACGATTGCGACAATCGTAAAATATCTTTTGATTTTCCTTGCAATTTATATGGCATTTTTCAAGTACAATACAATTTATATCTCATTGGAAAACGGAATTTTTTATACATCTGATTATCTTTTTACAGGCACTGCAAATATTCTTTTTCCATGGACATGGCGCACAGTATATATCGTATTGTATAAATATTTGCTTCCTGTAGTTTCGTATATTTTCCTCGTTCTTTTGCAAGAAAACAAAAACGCAACACAGCTTGAAAAATATCAGACGGTTGTAATGGGAGAAGGGCTTATCATTATGGGACTTATAAACTTAGGGTTACAGTTTGTCCACGATGCACTGCTCACTTCTTCTTTGTTTTATATATATGCATATCTTTTTATGTATTTTGTATTTTACAGAGCACTGACGCAAGTTGCGGTTCCGTCAGGAAAAGCGATTCTTGTTACTTTCTTCAAAACAATCATGTCATATTTGATTCCGGCGACCCTTATAGGATTTCTTTCAGGAATTTTGCAGCCGCAAAATAATTTTATGACATTCAAATTTGTTGGGTTGTTCTGCGTTTATTCAACAGCTATCATTATATTTGCGCTTTGGATAAGTGAGTTTTTAAATACATCTTCTAAGCTGTATACAGCCGATTACGAAGCCGCTTTGGAAAAAGCTCTTGCAACTATCGACTATGCAGACGGTGAAATGGATCAGATTACGGAACAGATGTTCGATATTTTAAGACGCAACGTCGAATCTTCATCGATGTCTGTTTATATTTTGACAAGTCAGAACGAACTCGAAGTCGCATATTCATCTAATGACGTCAATGTAAAAATTCCGTTGAGCAATCCGATTTTTGATAAAATTTTGAACATCAATAAAAACATTGTTATTCAAAGTCAAATTGAAAAGGAGCACGACCTTTCGTTGATACAAAAAGAACTCAACGATTTCTTTAAGCTTACAAAATCAGATGCATTTTTCATCTTGAACGAAGGTCACAATATTTTCGGCATAATCACCCTCGGTATAAAGGCATCTGGCGACCACTACAAAGAATATGACTACAACGTTTTTGAAAAACTTTATTCATATTTCTTTGTATTCTGTTACTACATGCGCAACATTTCAAATAAAGATATCATCGGTATTGTAAACCGTGAAATCAGAATGTCTTCGCAGATTATCACATCTATTCAGGAAAATATCGACCACGTAAAAAATCCTAAAATCGATGTAGGATATCTGATGGTTCCTGCGCACAACATCGGCGGTGAATTTATAGATTTGATTCGACTTACAGATAAACGACATCTGTTTGTTGTAGGCGACTTGTCGGGTAAAGGTATAGCCGCTTCTATGAACATGGTCATCTTAAAATCTATCATCCGTACTTATCTTGCAGAAGTACACGATTTTAAACAGCTTGTTAAAAAACTCAACACTTTCGTTCGAGATTCTTTGCCAAAAGGAACAATCTTTGCAGGTCTTTTTGCAATGATAGATTTTGAAACAGATACTATGTATTACATCAACTGCGGTATTCCTACATTGATGATGTACACGCAAATCTACAACAACGTAATTGAAATTCAAGGTTCGGGACATATTCTCGGTTTTGTGAAAGATATTTCACCGTTCCTTTCCGTTAAAACAACAAAGTTGAGCAGTGGGGATATTTTCCTAGCTTGTACAGATGGTCTGATTCAAGCGCACTCGCTCCGTGGTGAACAATTCGGTAAAGAAAGAGTTCAGCAGGCTCTAATCGACAACACAACTTATCCGGCACAACGAATGGCTCAGTTTATGTTTGACGGACTCATAAAGTTTATGTCAAAGGAAATGGAAGACGATGTTTCAATCCTCACATTAAAATATGAGGGCGGAGAAAAACGTGCAGAGCAGCCTGAAAAAGATTCTGCTGCAAATACGGACGAAGAAAAACATGTTGAAATTTCCGATGAAGAAAAAGCTGTCGAAGAGCTTGAAGTTTCTGAAGATGCAAAAGGACTTGAGACTGAAAAACAATCGACCGAAATTGAGATAATCGAGGAATCATCACAACAAGAGACTTCCGAAAGTGAAAATGCAGCCACCTCGCCGATTGGTGCCGTTGCCGCTTCCGGTTCCTCGGAAGGTTTTGAAATGCCTGATTTGAGCGATATAGATGCATTGATGAAGGAGGCTGGATTATAA
- the leuS gene encoding leucine--tRNA ligase, with product MSKYPFESIEPKWQKYWDENKTFKSTEDEKYPKEKRMYVLDMFPYPSAAGLHVGHPEGYTATDIYCRYLRMNGYNVLHPMGYDAFGLPAENYAIKTGTHPKTTTNANIEHFTKQIKSLGFSYDWDRCISTCEPEYYKWTQWIFLQLYKKGLAYEAQTPINWCPSCMTGLANEEVKDGKCDRCGTEVTHKTIRQWILKITDYAERLDSDLNTLDWPESVKLMQHNWIGKSTGAEVTFTVADKDGKPTDNKLTVYTTRCDTLFGATYMVVSPEHKIIPQITTAEQSDTVKAYQEAAAKKSDLERTDLAKDKTGVFSGSYAINPVNGKLIPIWIADYVLISYGTGAIMAVPAHDDRDWEFAKKFNLPIVEVLKSEVSVQIQAWTQDGIHVNSDFLDGLNKNDAIEKMLEFLEENKIGHKAINYKLRDWVYSRQRYWGEPIPLIHCPNCGTVPVPEEELPLKLPEVKSYQPTGTGESPLAAIDSWVNCKCPKCGGAAKRETNTMPQWGGSCWYYLRYLDPKNGKQFCAPEKEKYWMPVDLYIGGAEHAVLHLLYARFWHKVLYDLGLVSTKEPFQRLVNQGMITSFAYQRKNKTLVPVDEVEQREDGNWYEKATGEKLEQVVAKMSKSLKNVVNPDDEIKLYGADSVRMYEMFMGPLTMSKPWATQGIVGIHRFLEKVWAVSEKQMADIDITGKIEDKALASARKTFAQTIKKVTDDTASLNFNTAISQMMIFINEISKLPKIPKAMWSDFVKVLSPYAPHLCEELWQKLGHDATIAYESWPTIDEEYLKDDSKQIVVMVNGKKRDVFEIAPNSSEDELKSAALERESVKKFVEGHDIVKCVVVPGKLVSIVIK from the coding sequence ATGTCAAAATATCCATTTGAATCTATTGAGCCGAAATGGCAAAAATATTGGGACGAAAACAAAACTTTTAAATCAACGGAAGACGAAAAATATCCAAAAGAAAAACGCATGTATGTGTTGGACATGTTTCCTTATCCTAGTGCGGCAGGACTTCATGTTGGACATCCTGAAGGTTATACAGCAACCGATATTTATTGCCGTTATCTTCGCATGAACGGTTACAACGTCCTTCACCCGATGGGATACGATGCATTCGGGCTCCCTGCAGAAAATTATGCAATTAAAACCGGAACGCACCCGAAAACTACGACTAACGCAAATATTGAACATTTTACAAAGCAGATAAAATCGCTCGGATTCAGCTATGATTGGGACAGATGCATTTCGACTTGCGAACCTGAGTATTACAAATGGACACAGTGGATTTTCCTTCAGCTTTACAAAAAAGGTTTGGCATACGAAGCTCAAACTCCAATCAACTGGTGCCCTTCATGCATGACGGGACTTGCCAACGAGGAAGTAAAGGACGGCAAATGTGACCGTTGTGGGACAGAAGTCACACACAAAACTATCCGCCAGTGGATTTTAAAAATTACAGATTATGCAGAACGTCTTGATAGCGACTTAAACACCCTTGACTGGCCGGAAAGCGTAAAGTTGATGCAGCACAACTGGATTGGAAAATCTACAGGTGCGGAAGTCACTTTCACTGTTGCTGACAAAGACGGAAAACCGACAGACAACAAACTGACAGTTTATACAACACGCTGCGATACTTTGTTCGGTGCAACTTACATGGTTGTTTCTCCCGAACATAAAATCATTCCACAGATTACAACTGCTGAACAATCAGACACTGTAAAAGCATATCAGGAAGCGGCTGCAAAAAAATCAGATTTGGAACGAACAGACCTTGCAAAAGATAAAACAGGTGTATTCTCTGGCAGCTACGCAATCAACCCTGTAAACGGAAAACTGATTCCAATCTGGATAGCAGACTATGTACTCATAAGCTACGGCACAGGTGCTATTATGGCAGTTCCCGCTCACGATGACCGCGACTGGGAATTTGCTAAAAAGTTTAATCTTCCAATCGTAGAAGTCCTCAAGAGCGAAGTTAGTGTACAGATTCAGGCGTGGACTCAAGACGGAATCCACGTGAATTCCGATTTTCTCGACGGTTTGAACAAAAACGACGCTATTGAAAAGATGCTCGAATTCCTTGAGGAAAATAAAATAGGACACAAGGCTATAAATTACAAACTGAGGGATTGGGTATACAGCCGCCAGCGTTATTGGGGAGAACCGATTCCTCTCATCCATTGCCCGAATTGTGGCACAGTTCCTGTCCCTGAAGAAGAACTTCCGCTCAAGTTGCCTGAAGTAAAATCGTATCAACCGACAGGAACCGGAGAATCTCCTCTCGCCGCAATAGATTCATGGGTAAACTGCAAATGTCCGAAATGCGGTGGCGCTGCAAAACGAGAAACTAACACAATGCCGCAGTGGGGTGGTTCTTGTTGGTACTACTTGCGATATCTAGATCCTAAAAACGGCAAACAATTCTGTGCTCCAGAAAAAGAAAAGTATTGGATGCCTGTCGACTTATATATCGGGGGTGCTGAGCATGCAGTGCTTCATCTTTTATATGCGCGTTTTTGGCACAAAGTCCTCTACGATTTGGGTCTTGTTTCTACAAAAGAACCGTTCCAGCGTCTTGTAAACCAAGGGATGATAACTTCTTTTGCATATCAACGTAAAAACAAAACTCTTGTCCCTGTCGATGAAGTTGAACAGAGAGAAGACGGCAACTGGTACGAAAAAGCAACAGGAGAAAAACTTGAGCAAGTTGTTGCAAAAATGTCTAAATCTCTGAAAAACGTCGTAAACCCTGATGATGAAATAAAATTGTACGGTGCTGACTCTGTTCGGATGTACGAAATGTTTATGGGACCTCTGACTATGTCAAAACCTTGGGCAACACAGGGAATTGTCGGCATTCACAGATTTCTCGAAAAAGTCTGGGCTGTTTCTGAAAAACAAATGGCAGATATAGACATAACAGGGAAAATTGAAGATAAAGCGCTTGCCTCTGCTCGAAAAACATTTGCACAGACAATCAAAAAAGTCACCGACGACACGGCGAGCCTGAACTTCAACACAGCAATCAGCCAGATGATGATTTTCATAAACGAGATTTCAAAGCTGCCAAAAATTCCTAAAGCTATGTGGTCTGACTTTGTAAAAGTTCTTTCGCCTTACGCACCTCATCTTTGCGAAGAATTGTGGCAGAAACTTGGACATGACGCAACAATCGCATACGAAAGCTGGCCTACTATCGATGAGGAATATCTCAAAGACGACTCAAAGCAAATTGTTGTCATGGTAAACGGTAAAAAACGAGATGTATTTGAAATCGCCCCAAATTCTAGCGAAGATGAACTCAAATCAGCAGCGCTGGAACGCGAAAGTGTAAAAAAATTCGTTGAAGGGCATGATATTGTAAAATGCGTAGTAGTTCCAGGCAAGCTCGTCAGCATCGTGATTAAATAA
- the dnaJ gene encoding molecular chaperone DnaJ, with protein MAAKRDYYEVLGIDKSADQDAIKKAYRRLAVKYHPDRNPGDKEAEAKFREATEAYEVLSDEKKRPLYDQYGFAGVEGMDQGGGAQYSHAFHDFSDLFGGASGGFSDIFDSIFGGGFGGGSSSSRNRRGPAAGASLRYDLQLQFKDAVYGTTAEIHFSHNEVCEECKGTGGAAGSSKKTCPTCNGMGQVRQGNGFFTIQQTCPKCGGKGTVIDKPCPNCHGSGVKEKSKSMSLKIPAGVDNGKRIVIHGMGDAGENGGAAGDLVVVIHVSQHPYFEREGTDLYCAVPITFAQAALGCEITISSLDDKKLLIKVPEGIQNGKLLRIKGEGVPISGSTRKGDLYVKIIVQVSTRISSKQKDLLRQYLELENPPKEPPLLNLSKLGE; from the coding sequence CCGGATAGAAATCCAGGCGACAAAGAGGCTGAAGCAAAATTCCGTGAAGCAACAGAAGCTTACGAAGTTCTTTCTGATGAGAAAAAGCGTCCTCTGTACGATCAGTATGGTTTTGCTGGCGTTGAAGGAATGGATCAGGGTGGTGGAGCACAGTATTCACACGCATTCCACGACTTTAGCGACTTGTTTGGTGGAGCCAGCGGTGGTTTCTCCGATATTTTTGACAGCATTTTTGGCGGCGGTTTCGGTGGAGGCTCAAGCTCTTCAAGAAACCGCAGAGGGCCTGCCGCTGGTGCGAGCCTTAGATACGACCTTCAGCTTCAGTTTAAAGATGCTGTCTACGGCACTACCGCAGAGATTCATTTTAGCCACAACGAGGTTTGTGAAGAATGCAAAGGAACTGGTGGTGCCGCAGGTTCTTCTAAAAAAACTTGCCCGACTTGTAACGGTATGGGACAAGTTCGGCAGGGCAACGGTTTCTTTACGATTCAGCAGACTTGTCCGAAGTGTGGTGGAAAAGGAACTGTCATCGATAAACCTTGTCCAAATTGTCACGGTTCTGGTGTAAAAGAAAAATCTAAGTCCATGTCGTTGAAGATTCCGGCAGGAGTTGATAACGGTAAACGAATTGTGATACACGGAATGGGTGATGCTGGAGAAAACGGTGGAGCTGCGGGAGACCTTGTAGTTGTAATCCACGTAAGTCAGCATCCGTATTTTGAACGAGAGGGAACTGATTTATACTGTGCTGTTCCAATCACTTTTGCACAGGCAGCGCTCGGTTGTGAAATTACGATTTCTTCGCTTGACGATAAAAAACTTTTGATAAAAGTTCCTGAAGGAATTCAAAATGGAAAACTTTTGCGCATCAAAGGTGAAGGAGTTCCGATTTCAGGTTCTACGCGAAAAGGTGATTTGTACGTGAAGATTATTGTTCAGGTTTCTACACGCATTTCTTCAAAACAAAAAGATTTGCTCAGACAGTATCTTGAACTTGAAAATCCGCCAAAAGAACCTCCTTTGTTGAATTTGTCAAAGTTGGGTGAATAA